The genomic region CCCCATCTCCCCATCTCCCCATCCCCCCATCTCCCCTACTACTGCGGAATCCGACTCATAATTCTTCTTTGACGTTCCGCCGCTTTTTGATTATCTTCTGGCTCAGAATGTAGCGGAACTGTGGCCACAATATCCGAAAAATGATTAATATCTTGGGCAATTTCTCCTAAATTAACCTCACTATAATCTGAATCTGCTGGATCGGAATCAAATTCAGAATCAAGAAATCCAGAATCCTCAAAATTTGTGAATGGTTGATGTGAATTGAATACCATTTTCTTGCCTCCATTTCAATGGAAAATTTAATTTCAATACTGCCTAATTAAAGGTATTTAAATTGAAAAAAATTGCTCAGATTTGATTATTTGATAACCTAACTTAATTATAGAACTATCTTTAAGAAACTTCTGCCATACAAATAAGTCTAGCAGCGTCCCAGAATTGCCAGACTCAAATCAATAATTATTTAACAATGGCGATAAGACTTTAGTTGCTAGGTAGTGTTAGTCCGCATTGGTAATGGGTAGTAAATAATCAGTAGTAAGAAATGAAATTTATTCTCTACTACCAACTACTAACTACCCATTACCAGCCTAAACAATAATAATTAACTAGCAACTTACATTATTATTTTAATTTCTGCTTAATAAAAGCCATAATTTGAGCTTGTTGTTTCTTCAATGCTTCTACCTCAGCATTTAACTTAGCAATTTGCTGTTTCAAAGCTTGAATTTCCCCTGCACCAGCAACAGCCCCAGCACCAGTACCCGCATCTGATGCTGGTGGTGCGCCTCCCGTAGTGGTAGGTGCAGGTCTCAGCTTTACTTTTTCCATTGAGCTTTTTAAAGCAGCCATTAGTTGTTTTTGATCGAAAGGCTTGACCAAAAACTCAACAAATTTAAAAGAAGCTTCGGGAATTTTTGATGTTACTTCTTCCTTACGCCCTGACATTAGTACTAAAGGAATCTTGCGAAGTTCTGGTTGTTTTTCTAACTCTTGATAAACATCCCAGCCACTCTTTTTCGGCAAGATGAAATCTAACATAATCCAATTTGGGCGTTCCTTCTTGGCGAGATTGAGTCCTTCTACACCATCTTTGGCTTCTACAATCTCAAACTTACCAGCAGGTAACATATCCTTTACCGTTTTACGGATTACTCCGCTGTCATCAATAACTAAGATTTTGTTTGGCACGACCAATTCCTCTAATAGGGACTATATTACGCTTGACTGAACTTGCCTCTTAATCATAATGCCAGTTTAGCTAAAGCTCTACAATGTGTATCTCGCTCTTTATTAAGAGTTCTGTTAACCTCTTTAACATATTATTGTTCCACTTATCATGTCTGCTGAAGCTAACTCAACAGTTCGACCTAGTTTTGTCAATTCGCAAATGCGATCGGAAATTGCCGCCATGCCTCCTTGGTTACGACAACAAGGCATCGGCAAAGCTAGTGAAATTTCTACAGTACAACGAATCATTAAACAAAGACAGATTCATACTATTTGTGAAGAAGGGCGTTGTCCAAATCGCGGCGAATGCTATTCGCAAAAAACCGCAACTTTTTTGTTAATGGGTCCGACTTGCACCAGGTCTTGTGCCTTTTGTCAGGTAGACAAAGGACACGCACCTATGCCTCTTGACCCCCAGGAACCGCAAAAAGTTGCCGAGTCAGTGCAACTATTGGGTTTGCGTTATGTGGTGCTAACTTCAGTTGCTAGAGATGATTTGCCTGATGGTGGTGCAGGTTGGTTTGTGGCGACAATGGAAGCGATTCGTCAACTCAACCCGGAAACGCAAATTGAAGTGTTAACCCCTGATTTTTGGGGAGGACTCTTTGGACAAGGGGACAAGGGGACAAGGGGACAAGGAGACGAGGAAAGTGTTGTGGATGAGGGTAAAAACTTGCTGGAAGAGAAGCAATATCAACGAGTTGCTACTTTAGTTAAGGCAAAACCTGCTTGTTATAACCACAATATTGAAACAGTGCGACGGTTGCAAAATCCAGTGCGTCGGGGGGCAAAATACGATCGCAGTCTCAACGTTCTCAGAATTGTCAAAAATCTTGACCCAAATATCCCGACCAAATCAGGTTTGATGTTGGGACATGGGGAAACTGAACTCGAAATTATTGAAGCAATGAAAGATTTAAGGGCAGTAGGTTGCGATCGCATTACCCTTGGTCAATATCTCCGCCCCTCCTTAGAACACCTACCAGTACAGAAATATTGGACTCCCGAAGAATTCGAGCAACTAGGTGCGATCGCTCAAGAACTCGGCTTTTCCCACGTTCGTTCCGGCCCCTTGGTGCGTAGTTCCTACCACGCAGGGGAATAGGTAGGGGCAGGGGTGCAGGGGAGACAAGGGGACAAGGGGACAAGGGGAATTTTTACCTTCTGCCTTCTGCCTTCTGCCTTCTGCCTTCTGCCTTTCTCCTTTGTTAAGACACGAAAAGATTTATATCGGTTTGTACCAAAGAGTGAGGTTCTTTGGTATTCCTTTATAAAAGTCTCATCTATTAGGAGCTAAACCTTATGGCTACCAAAACAACTGGTGCTACTGTACCCAAAACTGGCAAACCACCTTATCCATTTCGTACAGGTTGGGCGCTGTTTCTGTTAGCAGTTAACTTTTTAGTAGCTGCTTACTATTTCCACATCATTGAGTAATCTCGCTTTTTTGAACTCATAAACTCGATCGTTGATGCTACTTATAGCGTGCCTTTGAATAAACCTTGGGGACGAATGAGTAGCACGACGATCATCATTAAGAGTGCCACGCCTAATTTGTATTCGCTACCTAAGAAGGGAACGCTGAGTTCTTGGGCTAAACCGATGACGAGGGCACCTGCGATCGCGCCGTAAGGATTACCAATACCGCCCAAAATTACCGAAGCAAACATGGGCAAAATCAAAAACCAACCCATATTCGGACGTACTGCGGTAATTAAGCCATACATTCCACCGCCCAAAGCTGTTAAACTCCCAGCAATTACCCAAGTCCAAATCACTACTCGGTCTACGTTAATGCCTGTGACACGGGCTAAGTCAACATTATCGGCAACTGCCCGCATTGCTTTACCAATTTTGGTATTTTGCAACAGCAAATGTAGAGCGATAATTGCTAAAACTGCCAAAATTACCACCAAGATCCGATAAAAAGCGATTCTGATGCCAAAAAATTCAATAGCTGGAACTACGGGCAAAGCATAAGATTGGTTGCCACCGCCCCAAATAAATATGATGCCGTTACGAAGAAATAAAGCTAATCCGATCGAGATAATAATTAAGGTAGTGGAAGTGGCACGACGATCGCGCATGGGCGACCAAATCATTTTTTCTGACAATAACATTGCGGCTACTGTACCCACTGCACCTAATATCATCGATAACCAAATATTTATTCCCCCAGCAGTATTAGCTAACCAAGTAAAATAAGCTCCTAGCGTCATAAAGTCGCCATGAGCAAAATTGGAAAGTCGTAAAATTCCGTAAGTTAAAGTTAACCCAACTGCTGCGAGGGCAATGACGCTACCTACAGCAATTCCATTGACAAATAATTGTGCAGTTTGTTGTAGATCCATAATTTAAAGTTAAATACGCTCAACACAAATCTGAGGCAAGCTTATAATGCCTGAAATTGGCTATTGTTTTGGCATCATACCAAATCCAGGGAAACTACTTCTTTTATATTTTTGCGGAATTAGGTAAGTGTGGGTATTTTGTTGCGCTGTCTTCGCTAAACAAAGGCGCAAAAGCGTAACAACATAATTTTTGAACGAATCAAGGAAATTTCCGATGAACAATAAATGGGATTTGAGTGATTTTCGTCCATTCGTAGAAGATATTCTGAAACAATGGCAAGTGCCGGGAGTAGCGATCGCAATTGTTCAAAATAATCAAACCATTCTCTGCGAAGGTTTTGGATTAAGAAATGTCGAGCAGAATTTACCTGTTACAGAGGAAACGGTTTTTCCCATTGCTTCTTGCACCAAAGCTTTTACTGCTATGACTCTCGGTTTGCTAGTGGACGAGGGTAAATTAGATTGGGATCAACCTATTCGAGAGATTTTGCCCAGCTTTCAATTGCAAGATAAATGGGCAACCGAACAGATGACAGCGCGGGACTTGTTAACCCATCGCAGCGGACTACCTCGCCATGACTTGCTATGGTACGCTTCTAACTTCGATCGCCAGGACATTTTCCGCAGATTACGCTACCTCGAACCCAGTCGCAGCTTCCGTTCTACCTTTCAATACCAAAATATGATGTACATGGTAGCGGGAATCTTGGTTGAAGAAATTACAGGCATGAGTTGGGAAAAATTTGTGCAAAACCGCATCTTTGAACCGTTGGGAATGAATCATAGTAATCTCTCCACAGAAGTTACCCAACAGTTAGACAATTTTGCCTCGCCTTATATTTATCAGAAGCAACAATTGCAAAAAATTCCCTTCTTTAAAGCCGATGGTGAAAATGATGCGATCGGCCCAGCAGGTAATATTAACTCATGTGTGCAGGATATGGTTCTATGGCTAAAACTCCATCTCAATGGAGGCAAACTTGAGGAACAACCCTTTATTTTGGCAGAAACCTTAGCACAGATGCACACACCCCAGATTTTTGAATCGCCAACTAAAAATCAATTGGGGCAAGAATTTATCAGCTATGGATTGGGTTGGAGTCCCTGTTCTCACAAAGGAAAAGTACTCATCGAACATGGTGGGGCGATTGATGGATTTGCATCGCTTGTCTCGTTTATGCCTCAAGATCATCTGGGAGTAGTCGTACTTTCCAATGGGGATGTGTCTCATAACCTTATCCCTGCCTTAATTAGTTACACGATTTACGATCGCTTACTAAATTTAGAACCAACCGATTGGAATGGGATTTTCACAACCCAACAGCGTGAAAGGGAAGAAGCCAAGAAGCGCAGTCAAGAAAAAGCAGTGGTGGAACAAAAGAAAGACGCACCTCCAAGTCACTCGATCGAGTCTTATTTAGGCGAATATGAGCATCCGGGATATGGCATTGTTTCGATCAGAATGGTGGATGAGCAACTCGAAATGGTAATGAATGACAAACTAACTTTGCCAATCGTGCATTGTTACTATGATATTTTTGAAGCAAACTTTGTGCAATGGGACAATCGAATAAAGTTTTCGTTTTCTACAGACCTCAAGGGAAATATTGCCTCTTTAACGACTCAGGTGGAACCCGCAGTTAAGGATATAGTATTTACCAAAAAACCCGATCGAAAACTCACAGAAAAAAGCTTTTTACAGCAATTTGTTGGGGTTTATGAATTTGAATCGGTTGGTTCTACTATAACTATTGCCTTGAAAAATGAAACTTTGACGGCAACATTTCAAGGATATCGAGAAAATGTATTAATTCCTGTTCAGGGAACTGAGTTCAATTTTCAGGGACTTTCTGGTTTAAGTATTGAGTTTCAGTCGGATGAAAATGGGCAATTTACAAAAGCGTTATATGTATCGCTCAATGCAGTATTTATTCTTAAAAAAAGAGGTTGATAAGTATTGAGTTTACTTGTTTGATGGAGAATTTAGAGGATATGAGCAAGAAGAAAAAACTAAAAAATAATTAATTTTATCTTTTTTCTCTTGACTCTCCTCCTAAGAGGAGGCTTTATCATAAAAGTTATGAATTCCTGAAAGTTGAAAATAAAGCTTTCGGAGGTGAAAAGATATGTTAATACCAAAAAGATTGTTAATTGCTCTTGCTTTTATAGGTGTTAGTGCAGCAAGCTTAACCGCTACTCAGATAACAAACGCTGGTTCAGCTTCATCCAATAAACAAACAAATTCTTCTATTCCCGCTACAGGTTGTCCGGGAATGGGCGGTGGAATGAGAGGCGGAATGGGAATGGGAATGATGCACTCGATGAGGGTGGAAAATGAAGCGGATTTTCTCAGTCAAATGATTCCTCATCATGAAGAAGCGATCGCCACTGCTAAACTATTAAAAGCGGGAA from Phormidium ambiguum IAM M-71 harbors:
- a CDS encoding response regulator codes for the protein MPNKILVIDDSGVIRKTVKDMLPAGKFEIVEAKDGVEGLNLAKKERPNWIMLDFILPKKSGWDVYQELEKQPELRKIPLVLMSGRKEEVTSKIPEASFKFVEFLVKPFDQKQLMAALKSSMEKVKLRPAPTTTGGAPPASDAGTGAGAVAGAGEIQALKQQIAKLNAEVEALKKQQAQIMAFIKQKLK
- a CDS encoding lipoyl synthase, whose protein sequence is MSAEANSTVRPSFVNSQMRSEIAAMPPWLRQQGIGKASEISTVQRIIKQRQIHTICEEGRCPNRGECYSQKTATFLLMGPTCTRSCAFCQVDKGHAPMPLDPQEPQKVAESVQLLGLRYVVLTSVARDDLPDGGAGWFVATMEAIRQLNPETQIEVLTPDFWGGLFGQGDKGTRGQGDEESVVDEGKNLLEEKQYQRVATLVKAKPACYNHNIETVRRLQNPVRRGAKYDRSLNVLRIVKNLDPNIPTKSGLMLGHGETELEIIEAMKDLRAVGCDRITLGQYLRPSLEHLPVQKYWTPEEFEQLGAIAQELGFSHVRSGPLVRSSYHAGE
- a CDS encoding photosystem I protein PsaX; this encodes MATKTTGATVPKTGKPPYPFRTGWALFLLAVNFLVAAYYFHIIE
- a CDS encoding branched-chain amino acid ABC transporter permease, which produces MDLQQTAQLFVNGIAVGSVIALAAVGLTLTYGILRLSNFAHGDFMTLGAYFTWLANTAGGINIWLSMILGAVGTVAAMLLSEKMIWSPMRDRRATSTTLIIISIGLALFLRNGIIFIWGGGNQSYALPVVPAIEFFGIRIAFYRILVVILAVLAIIALHLLLQNTKIGKAMRAVADNVDLARVTGINVDRVVIWTWVIAGSLTALGGGMYGLITAVRPNMGWFLILPMFASVILGGIGNPYGAIAGALVIGLAQELSVPFLGSEYKLGVALLMMIVVLLIRPQGLFKGTL
- a CDS encoding serine hydrolase; its protein translation is MNNKWDLSDFRPFVEDILKQWQVPGVAIAIVQNNQTILCEGFGLRNVEQNLPVTEETVFPIASCTKAFTAMTLGLLVDEGKLDWDQPIREILPSFQLQDKWATEQMTARDLLTHRSGLPRHDLLWYASNFDRQDIFRRLRYLEPSRSFRSTFQYQNMMYMVAGILVEEITGMSWEKFVQNRIFEPLGMNHSNLSTEVTQQLDNFASPYIYQKQQLQKIPFFKADGENDAIGPAGNINSCVQDMVLWLKLHLNGGKLEEQPFILAETLAQMHTPQIFESPTKNQLGQEFISYGLGWSPCSHKGKVLIEHGGAIDGFASLVSFMPQDHLGVVVLSNGDVSHNLIPALISYTIYDRLLNLEPTDWNGIFTTQQREREEAKKRSQEKAVVEQKKDAPPSHSIESYLGEYEHPGYGIVSIRMVDEQLEMVMNDKLTLPIVHCYYDIFEANFVQWDNRIKFSFSTDLKGNIASLTTQVEPAVKDIVFTKKPDRKLTEKSFLQQFVGVYEFESVGSTITIALKNETLTATFQGYRENVLIPVQGTEFNFQGLSGLSIEFQSDENGQFTKALYVSLNAVFILKKRG